The nucleotide window CCTTCGCCCTCGCCCGGTCGAAGAGGCGCTCGTAGTTGACTTTCAGCAGCTTCTCCTTCGCGTCGGGAGCCAGCTGCGCGAACAGCGGCGCGTACAGGTCGTAGACCTTGAGGTACTTCTCCTGGCTTTGCGGCGCGACCTCGTCGGTCCCGAAGAGGAACCGGTCGGGGAACCGGTTGATGAGCGCCGCGGTCCGCGCGAGCCCTTCCGGCGTCGCGAGGACGTACTTCGCGGTCTCGTCCCAGGAGATGTCGAGGAACACGTGAGCGAGCGCGGGATCGGCGAGCGCGCGCTCGATCATCCCGAGCTGGTCGGTGACGGGATGCACGATGCGGCCGACGCCCATGTGCGCCCAGATGACCGTCGTCGCCGGGTGCCGGCGGAGGAGCTCCCCGAGCTGCCGGACCGGCCACGGATCCTGCCCGGGCTTCGGGAACGGCATGTCGACGTCGTTGTGGAGGATGACGACGAGCCCCACCTCGCCGGCGAAGTCGAGGACCCGGTCGAGGGCCGGGTTCGTGAGGCTCGCGGTCTCCCCGGCGATCTTGGACGAAACGAACTCCTTGTGGATCGTGAACTCGCCGATCCCCGAGAAGACGCCGGGGAAGGTGGTCAACACGCGCCGGATGTGGTCGACCGCGTACATGTCGGCGGGGTTGAATCCGGTGATCATCGGGTCGAGGCGCGCCTGCTCCACGGGCGACAGCGACTTGTAGGCCATC belongs to Candidatus Polarisedimenticolaceae bacterium and includes:
- a CDS encoding amidohydrolase family protein → MVTSLLFAAALAAPSYELHDAHFHLTNYVQQGTDVRDFLKIMGTKVGRSTLFGIPLQQTWSYGNSGDFAPTYYLQSDAPLYYYSFTDAWIAMAYKSLSPVEQARLDPMITGFNPADMYAVDHIRRVLTTFPGVFSGIGEFTIHKEFVSSKIAGETASLTNPALDRVLDFAGEVGLVVILHNDVDMPFPKPGQDPWPVRQLGELLRRHPATTVIWAHMGVGRIVHPVTDQLGMIERALADPALAHVFLDISWDETAKYVLATPEGLARTAALINRFPDRFLFGTDEVAPQSQEKYLKVYDLYAPLFAQLAPDAKEKLLKVNYERLFDRARAKVRAWEKANVKQGGR